A single genomic interval of Gouania willdenowi chromosome 10, fGouWil2.1, whole genome shotgun sequence harbors:
- the ogt.1 gene encoding UDP-N-acetylglucosamine--peptide N-acetylglucosaminyltransferase 110 kDa subunit isoform X6, with the protein MACYLKAIETQPNFAVAWSNLGCVFNAQGEIWLAIHHFEKAVTLDPNFLDAYINLGNVLKEARIFDRAVAGYLRALSLSPNHAVVHGNLACVYYEQGLIDLAIDTYRRAIELQPHFPDAYCNLANALKEKGNVSEAEECYNTALRLCPTHADSLNNLANIKREQGNIEEAVQLYRKALEVFPEFAAAHSNLASVLQQQGKLQEALMHYKEAIRISPTFADAYSNMGNTLKEMQDVQGALQCYTRAIQINPAFADAHSNLASIHKDSGNIPEAIASYRTALKLKPDFPDAYCNLAHCLQIVCDWTDYDERMKKLVSIVADQLDKNRLPSVHPHHSMLYPLSHNFRKAIAERHGNLCLDKVHALFKINALHKPAYEHSKDLKTSGGRLRIGYVSSDFGNHPTSHLMQSIPGMHNPEKFEVFCYALSPDDSTNFRVKVVAEAHHFTDLSQIPCNGKAADRIHQDGVHILVNMNGYTKGARNELFALHPAPIQAMWLGYPGTSGAPFMDYIIIDKETSPMEVAEQYSEKLAYMPNTFFIGDHANMFPHLKKKAVIDFKSNGHIFDNRIVLNGIDLKAFLDSLPDVKVIKMKCDNNQEASGETNGALSMPVIPMNTAAEAIINMINQGQIQVTINGFTVSNGLATTQINNKAATGEEVPRTIVVTTRSQYGLPEDSIVYCNFNQLYKIDPPTLQMWANILKRVPNSVLWLLRFPAVGEPNIQQYAQNMGLPGSRIIFSPVAPKEEHVRRGQLADVCLDTPLCNGHTTGMDVLWAGTPMVTMPGETLASRVAASQLRCLGCPELIAHSRQDYEDIAVKLGSDMEYLKMVRARVWKQRICSPLFNTKQYTIELERLYLQMWEHYSNGRKPEHLVQSQTVETGDNA; encoded by the exons ATG GCTTGCTACCTAAAAGCTATTGAGACTCAGCCAAACTTTGCAGTGGCTTGGAGCAATTTGGGTTGTGTGTTCAATGCCCAAGGAGAAATATGGCTGGCCATACATCATTTCGAAAAG GCTGTGACTTTGGATCCAAATTTTCTTGATGCATACATTAACTTAGGCAATGTTTTGAAGGAGGCTCGCATCTTTGACAG gGCTGTGGCTGGATACCTGAGAGCCCTGAGCCTTAGCCCCAACCATGCGGTAGTTCATGGAAATCTGGCATGTGTCTACTATGAGCAAGGCCTAATCGACTTAGCAATTGATACCTATCGACGTGCTATTGAACTGCAGCCCCACTTTCCTGATGCCTACTGTAATTTGGCAAATGCACTGAAGGAGAAGGGAAAT GTTTCTGAAGCAGAAGAGTGCTACAACACAGCTTTGCGCTTGTGTCCCACCCACGCTGATTCACTCAACAACTTGGCTAATATTAAACGTGAACAGGGTAACATTGAGGAAGCTGTTCAGCTCTACAGAAAAGCCTTGGAG GTGTTCCCTGAGTTTGCTGCAGCTCACTCCAATCTGGCCAGTGTTCTGCAGCAGCAGGGAAAACTGCAGGAGGCCCTCATGCATTACAAGGAGGCCATCAG AATCAGCCCAACTTTTGCTGATGCCTACTCCAACATGGGAAATACACTGAAGGAAATGCAGGATGTTCAAGGAGCACTTCAGTGCTACACTCGTGCCATTCAGATCAACCCTGCCTTTGCAGATGCTCACAGCAATTTAGCTTCTATCCACAAG GATTCTGGAAACATCCCAGAAGCCATTGCATCTTATCGCACAGCCTTGAAATTAAAGCCCGACTTCCCTGATGCTTACTGCAACTTGGCACATTGCCTACAG ATTGTGTGTGACTGGACTGACTATGATGAGAGGATGAAAAAGCTTGTGAGCATCGTGGCCGACCAGCTGGATAAGAACCGCCTGCCCTCAGTGCACCCGCACCACAGCATGCTCTACCCACTTTCTCATAACTTCCGCAAGGCCATTGCAGAACGCCACGGGAACCTTTGTCTGGACAAGGTACACGCACTGTTCAAA ATCAATGCGCTGCACAAGCCAGCCTACGAACATTCAAAGGACCTGAAGACCAGCGGCGGACGTCTGCGCATCGGCTACGTCAGCTCAGACTTTGGCAACCACCCAACTTCTCATTTGATGCAATCTATTCCAGGGATGCACAATCCTGAGAAGTTTGAG GTGTTCTGCTATGCACTCAGTCCTGATGACAGCACCAACTTCCGGGTGAAAGTGGTGGCAGAAGCTCATCATTTTACAGACCTTTCACAG ATCCCGTGCAATGGCAAGGCAGCTGATCGAATTCATCAGGATGGAGTCCACATTCTGGTCAACATGAATGGATACACCAAAGGAGCTCGAAATGAGTTGTTTGCTCTTCACCCTGCTCCCATTCAG GCAATGTGGCTGGGTTACCCTGGAACCAGTGGAGCCCCCTTTATGGATTACATCATCATAGACAAGGAGACGTCCCCTATGGAGGTAGCCGAACAGTATTCAGAGAAACTTGCCTACATGCCCAATACCTTCTTCATTGGAGACCACGCCAATATGTTCCCTCACCTAAAG AAAAAGGCAGTGATTGATTTCAAGTCTAATGGACACATTTTTGACAATCGCATCGTTCTCAACGGTATTGATCTGAAGGCCTTTTTGGACAGTCTACCAGATGTCAAGGTGATAAAG ATGAAGTGCGACAACAACCAGGAAGCATCTGGAGAAACGAATGGAGCTCTTTCCATGCCAGTGATTCCCATGAACACAGCAGCTGAAGCCATCATCAACATGATCAACCAGGGCCAAATACAGGTCACTATCAACGGTTTCACTGTCAGCAATGGCTTGGCTACCACACAG ATCAATAACAAAGCTGCCACTGGAGAAGAGGTGCCACGCACCATCGTTGTTACAACCCGCTCACAGTACGGTCTTCCAGAAGATTCCATTGTTTATTGTAACTTCAATCAACTCTACAAAATTGATCCCCCAACTCTACAGATGTGGGCCAAC ATCCTAAAACGTGTGCCTAACAGTGTGTTGTGGCTCCTTCGCTTCCCTGCTGTGGGTGAGCCCAACATCCAGCAGTACGCTCAGAACATGGGCCTGCCCGGGTCCCGCATCATATTCTCCCCCGTGGCTCCCAAGGAGGAGCATGTGAGAAGAGGCCAGCTGGCTGACGTGTGTCTGGACACGCCCCTGTGCAACGGTCACACCACAGGCATGGACGTTCTCTGGGCCGGGACACCCATGGTCACTATGCCTG gtGAGACTCTTGCCTCTCGAGTAGCTGCCTCACAACTCCGCTGTTTGGGATGTCCGGAGTTAATTGCCCATAGTCGCCAGGATTATGAAGACATTGCAGTTAAACTTGGTTCTGACATGGAata CCTGAAGATGGTCCGAGCTCGTGTTTGGAAGCAACGGATCTGCAGCCCCCTTTTCAACACTAAACAGTACACAATTGAACTGGAGAGGCTCTACTTGCAGATGTGGGAGCACTACAGCAATGGCCGCAAGCCAGAACACCTGGTCCAATCCCAGACAGTGGAGACTGGGGACAATGCCTGA
- the ogt.1 gene encoding UDP-N-acetylglucosamine--peptide N-acetylglucosaminyltransferase 110 kDa subunit isoform X5: MKACVWVSVGSAQRRKKHCSFAQQTCAHASPCCRLTFCDYGVQSLILLFLLFLFFLAFFLNLLFVLILHTLPSPTLYTSPTLSSLFLWFVIVNPLKACYLKAIETQPNFAVAWSNLGCVFNAQGEIWLAIHHFEKAVTLDPNFLDAYINLGNVLKEARIFDRAVAGYLRALSLSPNHAVVHGNLACVYYEQGLIDLAIDTYRRAIELQPHFPDAYCNLANALKEKGNVSEAEECYNTALRLCPTHADSLNNLANIKREQGNIEEAVQLYRKALEVFPEFAAAHSNLASVLQQQGKLQEALMHYKEAIRISPTFADAYSNMGNTLKEMQDVQGALQCYTRAIQINPAFADAHSNLASIHKDSGNIPEAIASYRTALKLKPDFPDAYCNLAHCLQIVCDWTDYDERMKKLVSIVADQLDKNRLPSVHPHHSMLYPLSHNFRKAIAERHGNLCLDKVHALFKINALHKPAYEHSKDLKTSGGRLRIGYVSSDFGNHPTSHLMQSIPGMHNPEKFEVFCYALSPDDSTNFRVKVVAEAHHFTDLSQIPCNGKAADRIHQDGVHILVNMNGYTKGARNELFALHPAPIQAMWLGYPGTSGAPFMDYIIIDKETSPMEVAEQYSEKLAYMPNTFFIGDHANMFPHLKKKAVIDFKSNGHIFDNRIVLNGIDLKAFLDSLPDVKVIKMKCDNNQEASGETNGALSMPVIPMNTAAEAIINMINQGQIQVTINGFTVSNGLATTQINNKAATGEEVPRTIVVTTRSQYGLPEDSIVYCNFNQLYKIDPPTLQMWANILKRVPNSVLWLLRFPAVGEPNIQQYAQNMGLPGSRIIFSPVAPKEEHVRRGQLADVCLDTPLCNGHTTGMDVLWAGTPMVTMPGETLASRVAASQLRCLGCPELIAHSRQDYEDIAVKLGSDMEYLKMVRARVWKQRICSPLFNTKQYTIELERLYLQMWEHYSNGRKPEHLVQSQTVETGDNA; encoded by the exons ATGAAGGCATGCGTGTGGGTGTCGGTTGGATCCGCGCAGCGCAGGAAAAAGCATTGCAGCTTTGCGCAGCAGACTTGCGCGCATGCGAGCCCATGCTGCAGACTCACTTTTTGCGATTATGGAGTGCAGTCACTAATTTTGCTCTTTctgctctttttgtttttccttgctttttttctcaatctcctatttgttttgattttacatACCCTCCCTTCCCCCACACTCTATACCTCTCCCACTCTCTCGTCTCTTTTCTTATGGTTTGTCATTGTCAACCCACTGAAGGCTTGCTACCTAAAAGCTATTGAGACTCAGCCAAACTTTGCAGTGGCTTGGAGCAATTTGGGTTGTGTGTTCAATGCCCAAGGAGAAATATGGCTGGCCATACATCATTTCGAAAAG GCTGTGACTTTGGATCCAAATTTTCTTGATGCATACATTAACTTAGGCAATGTTTTGAAGGAGGCTCGCATCTTTGACAG gGCTGTGGCTGGATACCTGAGAGCCCTGAGCCTTAGCCCCAACCATGCGGTAGTTCATGGAAATCTGGCATGTGTCTACTATGAGCAAGGCCTAATCGACTTAGCAATTGATACCTATCGACGTGCTATTGAACTGCAGCCCCACTTTCCTGATGCCTACTGTAATTTGGCAAATGCACTGAAGGAGAAGGGAAAT GTTTCTGAAGCAGAAGAGTGCTACAACACAGCTTTGCGCTTGTGTCCCACCCACGCTGATTCACTCAACAACTTGGCTAATATTAAACGTGAACAGGGTAACATTGAGGAAGCTGTTCAGCTCTACAGAAAAGCCTTGGAG GTGTTCCCTGAGTTTGCTGCAGCTCACTCCAATCTGGCCAGTGTTCTGCAGCAGCAGGGAAAACTGCAGGAGGCCCTCATGCATTACAAGGAGGCCATCAG AATCAGCCCAACTTTTGCTGATGCCTACTCCAACATGGGAAATACACTGAAGGAAATGCAGGATGTTCAAGGAGCACTTCAGTGCTACACTCGTGCCATTCAGATCAACCCTGCCTTTGCAGATGCTCACAGCAATTTAGCTTCTATCCACAAG GATTCTGGAAACATCCCAGAAGCCATTGCATCTTATCGCACAGCCTTGAAATTAAAGCCCGACTTCCCTGATGCTTACTGCAACTTGGCACATTGCCTACAG ATTGTGTGTGACTGGACTGACTATGATGAGAGGATGAAAAAGCTTGTGAGCATCGTGGCCGACCAGCTGGATAAGAACCGCCTGCCCTCAGTGCACCCGCACCACAGCATGCTCTACCCACTTTCTCATAACTTCCGCAAGGCCATTGCAGAACGCCACGGGAACCTTTGTCTGGACAAGGTACACGCACTGTTCAAA ATCAATGCGCTGCACAAGCCAGCCTACGAACATTCAAAGGACCTGAAGACCAGCGGCGGACGTCTGCGCATCGGCTACGTCAGCTCAGACTTTGGCAACCACCCAACTTCTCATTTGATGCAATCTATTCCAGGGATGCACAATCCTGAGAAGTTTGAG GTGTTCTGCTATGCACTCAGTCCTGATGACAGCACCAACTTCCGGGTGAAAGTGGTGGCAGAAGCTCATCATTTTACAGACCTTTCACAG ATCCCGTGCAATGGCAAGGCAGCTGATCGAATTCATCAGGATGGAGTCCACATTCTGGTCAACATGAATGGATACACCAAAGGAGCTCGAAATGAGTTGTTTGCTCTTCACCCTGCTCCCATTCAG GCAATGTGGCTGGGTTACCCTGGAACCAGTGGAGCCCCCTTTATGGATTACATCATCATAGACAAGGAGACGTCCCCTATGGAGGTAGCCGAACAGTATTCAGAGAAACTTGCCTACATGCCCAATACCTTCTTCATTGGAGACCACGCCAATATGTTCCCTCACCTAAAG AAAAAGGCAGTGATTGATTTCAAGTCTAATGGACACATTTTTGACAATCGCATCGTTCTCAACGGTATTGATCTGAAGGCCTTTTTGGACAGTCTACCAGATGTCAAGGTGATAAAG ATGAAGTGCGACAACAACCAGGAAGCATCTGGAGAAACGAATGGAGCTCTTTCCATGCCAGTGATTCCCATGAACACAGCAGCTGAAGCCATCATCAACATGATCAACCAGGGCCAAATACAGGTCACTATCAACGGTTTCACTGTCAGCAATGGCTTGGCTACCACACAG ATCAATAACAAAGCTGCCACTGGAGAAGAGGTGCCACGCACCATCGTTGTTACAACCCGCTCACAGTACGGTCTTCCAGAAGATTCCATTGTTTATTGTAACTTCAATCAACTCTACAAAATTGATCCCCCAACTCTACAGATGTGGGCCAAC ATCCTAAAACGTGTGCCTAACAGTGTGTTGTGGCTCCTTCGCTTCCCTGCTGTGGGTGAGCCCAACATCCAGCAGTACGCTCAGAACATGGGCCTGCCCGGGTCCCGCATCATATTCTCCCCCGTGGCTCCCAAGGAGGAGCATGTGAGAAGAGGCCAGCTGGCTGACGTGTGTCTGGACACGCCCCTGTGCAACGGTCACACCACAGGCATGGACGTTCTCTGGGCCGGGACACCCATGGTCACTATGCCTG gtGAGACTCTTGCCTCTCGAGTAGCTGCCTCACAACTCCGCTGTTTGGGATGTCCGGAGTTAATTGCCCATAGTCGCCAGGATTATGAAGACATTGCAGTTAAACTTGGTTCTGACATGGAata CCTGAAGATGGTCCGAGCTCGTGTTTGGAAGCAACGGATCTGCAGCCCCCTTTTCAACACTAAACAGTACACAATTGAACTGGAGAGGCTCTACTTGCAGATGTGGGAGCACTACAGCAATGGCCGCAAGCCAGAACACCTGGTCCAATCCCAGACAGTGGAGACTGGGGACAATGCCTGA
- the ogt.1 gene encoding UDP-N-acetylglucosamine--peptide N-acetylglucosaminyltransferase 110 kDa subunit isoform X4, with protein MASSVGNVADSTGLAELAHREYQSGDFEAAERHCMQLWRQEPDNTGVLLLLSSIHFQCRRLDRSAHFSTLAIKQNPMLAEAYSNLGNVYKERGQLQEAIEHYRHALRLKPDFIDGYINLAAALVAAGDMEGAVQAYVSALQYNPDLYCVRSDLGNLLKALGRLEEAKACYLKAIETQPNFAVAWSNLGCVFNAQGEIWLAIHHFEKAVTLDPNFLDAYINLGNVLKEARIFDRAVAGYLRALSLSPNHAVVHGNLACVYYEQGLIDLAIDTYRRAIELQPHFPDAYCNLANALKEKGNVSEAEECYNTALRLCPTHADSLNNLANIKREQGNIEEAVQLYRKALEVFPEFAAAHSNLASVLQQQGKLQEALMHYKEAIRISPTFADAYSNMGNTLKEMQDVQGALQCYTRAIQINPAFADAHSNLASIHKDSGNIPEAIASYRTALKLKPDFPDAYCNLAHCLQIVCDWTDYDERMKKLVSIVADQLDKNRLPSVHPHHSMLYPLSHNFRKAIAERHGNLCLDKINALHKPAYEHSKDLKTSGGRLRIGYVSSDFGNHPTSHLMQSIPGMHNPEKFEVFCYALSPDDSTNFRVKVVAEAHHFTDLSQIPCNGKAADRIHQDGVHILVNMNGYTKGARNELFALHPAPIQAMWLGYPGTSGAPFMDYIIIDKETSPMEVAEQYSEKLAYMPNTFFIGDHANMFPHLKKKAVIDFKSNGHIFDNRIVLNGIDLKAFLDSLPDVKVIKMKCDNNQEASGETNGALSMPVIPMNTAAEAIINMINQGQIQVTINGFTVSNGLATTQINNKAATGEEVPRTIVVTTRSQYGLPEDSIVYCNFNQLYKIDPPTLQMWANILKRVPNSVLWLLRFPAVGEPNIQQYAQNMGLPGSRIIFSPVAPKEEHVRRGQLADVCLDTPLCNGHTTGMDVLWAGTPMVTMPGETLASRVAASQLRCLGCPELIAHSRQDYEDIAVKLGSDMEYLKMVRARVWKQRICSPLFNTKQYTIELERLYLQMWEHYSNGRKPEHLVQSQTVETGDNA; from the exons ATGGCGAGCTCCGTGGGAAACGTGGCGGACAGCACAG GGTTGGCTGAGCTGGCGCACCGGGAGTATCAATCGGGGGATTTTGAGGCGGCGGAGCGTCACTGCATGCAGTTGTGGAGACAGGAGCCTGATAACACAGGCGTGTTGTTACTCCTGTCTTCTATCCACTTCCAGTGTCGAAGACTTGACAG GTCAGCCCACTTTAGTACCTTGGCCATCAAACAAAACCCAATGCTGGCCGAAGCTTATTCCAACCTGGGGAACGTGTATAAGGAGCGTGGACAACTGCAGGAGGCCATCGAGCATTATCGCCACGCCCTGAGGTTGAAGCCTGATTTCATCGATGGGTACATCAACCTTGCTGCTGCTCTGGTAGCTGCAGGAGACATGGAGGGTGCAGTGCAGGCCTATGTGTCAGCACTACAATATAACCCT GACCTGTATTGTGTACGTAGTGACTTGGGCAATTTGCTTAAAGCCCTTGGACGTTTGGAAGAGGCCAAG GCTTGCTACCTAAAAGCTATTGAGACTCAGCCAAACTTTGCAGTGGCTTGGAGCAATTTGGGTTGTGTGTTCAATGCCCAAGGAGAAATATGGCTGGCCATACATCATTTCGAAAAG GCTGTGACTTTGGATCCAAATTTTCTTGATGCATACATTAACTTAGGCAATGTTTTGAAGGAGGCTCGCATCTTTGACAG gGCTGTGGCTGGATACCTGAGAGCCCTGAGCCTTAGCCCCAACCATGCGGTAGTTCATGGAAATCTGGCATGTGTCTACTATGAGCAAGGCCTAATCGACTTAGCAATTGATACCTATCGACGTGCTATTGAACTGCAGCCCCACTTTCCTGATGCCTACTGTAATTTGGCAAATGCACTGAAGGAGAAGGGAAAT GTTTCTGAAGCAGAAGAGTGCTACAACACAGCTTTGCGCTTGTGTCCCACCCACGCTGATTCACTCAACAACTTGGCTAATATTAAACGTGAACAGGGTAACATTGAGGAAGCTGTTCAGCTCTACAGAAAAGCCTTGGAG GTGTTCCCTGAGTTTGCTGCAGCTCACTCCAATCTGGCCAGTGTTCTGCAGCAGCAGGGAAAACTGCAGGAGGCCCTCATGCATTACAAGGAGGCCATCAG AATCAGCCCAACTTTTGCTGATGCCTACTCCAACATGGGAAATACACTGAAGGAAATGCAGGATGTTCAAGGAGCACTTCAGTGCTACACTCGTGCCATTCAGATCAACCCTGCCTTTGCAGATGCTCACAGCAATTTAGCTTCTATCCACAAG GATTCTGGAAACATCCCAGAAGCCATTGCATCTTATCGCACAGCCTTGAAATTAAAGCCCGACTTCCCTGATGCTTACTGCAACTTGGCACATTGCCTACAG ATTGTGTGTGACTGGACTGACTATGATGAGAGGATGAAAAAGCTTGTGAGCATCGTGGCCGACCAGCTGGATAAGAACCGCCTGCCCTCAGTGCACCCGCACCACAGCATGCTCTACCCACTTTCTCATAACTTCCGCAAGGCCATTGCAGAACGCCACGGGAACCTTTGTCTGGACAAG ATCAATGCGCTGCACAAGCCAGCCTACGAACATTCAAAGGACCTGAAGACCAGCGGCGGACGTCTGCGCATCGGCTACGTCAGCTCAGACTTTGGCAACCACCCAACTTCTCATTTGATGCAATCTATTCCAGGGATGCACAATCCTGAGAAGTTTGAG GTGTTCTGCTATGCACTCAGTCCTGATGACAGCACCAACTTCCGGGTGAAAGTGGTGGCAGAAGCTCATCATTTTACAGACCTTTCACAG ATCCCGTGCAATGGCAAGGCAGCTGATCGAATTCATCAGGATGGAGTCCACATTCTGGTCAACATGAATGGATACACCAAAGGAGCTCGAAATGAGTTGTTTGCTCTTCACCCTGCTCCCATTCAG GCAATGTGGCTGGGTTACCCTGGAACCAGTGGAGCCCCCTTTATGGATTACATCATCATAGACAAGGAGACGTCCCCTATGGAGGTAGCCGAACAGTATTCAGAGAAACTTGCCTACATGCCCAATACCTTCTTCATTGGAGACCACGCCAATATGTTCCCTCACCTAAAG AAAAAGGCAGTGATTGATTTCAAGTCTAATGGACACATTTTTGACAATCGCATCGTTCTCAACGGTATTGATCTGAAGGCCTTTTTGGACAGTCTACCAGATGTCAAGGTGATAAAG ATGAAGTGCGACAACAACCAGGAAGCATCTGGAGAAACGAATGGAGCTCTTTCCATGCCAGTGATTCCCATGAACACAGCAGCTGAAGCCATCATCAACATGATCAACCAGGGCCAAATACAGGTCACTATCAACGGTTTCACTGTCAGCAATGGCTTGGCTACCACACAG ATCAATAACAAAGCTGCCACTGGAGAAGAGGTGCCACGCACCATCGTTGTTACAACCCGCTCACAGTACGGTCTTCCAGAAGATTCCATTGTTTATTGTAACTTCAATCAACTCTACAAAATTGATCCCCCAACTCTACAGATGTGGGCCAAC ATCCTAAAACGTGTGCCTAACAGTGTGTTGTGGCTCCTTCGCTTCCCTGCTGTGGGTGAGCCCAACATCCAGCAGTACGCTCAGAACATGGGCCTGCCCGGGTCCCGCATCATATTCTCCCCCGTGGCTCCCAAGGAGGAGCATGTGAGAAGAGGCCAGCTGGCTGACGTGTGTCTGGACACGCCCCTGTGCAACGGTCACACCACAGGCATGGACGTTCTCTGGGCCGGGACACCCATGGTCACTATGCCTG gtGAGACTCTTGCCTCTCGAGTAGCTGCCTCACAACTCCGCTGTTTGGGATGTCCGGAGTTAATTGCCCATAGTCGCCAGGATTATGAAGACATTGCAGTTAAACTTGGTTCTGACATGGAata CCTGAAGATGGTCCGAGCTCGTGTTTGGAAGCAACGGATCTGCAGCCCCCTTTTCAACACTAAACAGTACACAATTGAACTGGAGAGGCTCTACTTGCAGATGTGGGAGCACTACAGCAATGGCCGCAAGCCAGAACACCTGGTCCAATCCCAGACAGTGGAGACTGGGGACAATGCCTGA